The window AGATACTTGTACatggtaaataataaaattccaaTAATCTGATATCGTATTTTAAAATCTTGATtcctaaatttatattaaaatcatattttttaaattcgatttcaaactttttttaaaataaatttattagatTAATCGAGGGTATCAACCCAAAATTATTCGATACCAATTAAAAAGATCATAATTTCCTATGATAAAttggtatttttattttgaaaatacaaataatagtgtttataaaaattttagataaaaaaatatttttttaaaccctaaaaacaataatttttacgAAGTTTCAAATTCGAGATTCTATTTGAAATTCAATATCGTCACAATAATAATCATTACATTTTTGACTTATTATACCACTAAATGAAAGAGTTAAAAAGCAAATCAAATGGTGGGCCCAATAGACAAAGTAGaggaaaaaagtaaaaacccATCTCCCTTATGCTTATACCAAAAAAGggtttttctttaacttttttctttaagaattttttttttgatgttcTTCAAAAACTTGTCTCTCAAGAAAAAGATGATATTTAgggaaatttgaataaaaaaaccatgAATTGATAATCAACGCGGAGGCGCGTGAGCGCGGAAACGAAGTACCAACAACCAAAGAAAAGGGGATTCAACTACTCAAAGCTGTGTCCTCATTGCTTCTAAATCCGGTTTACTATATAACCGAACCAAACCGGACCCATTTTCTTCACCAGCACGTATTTGAATCTTTGGTTACTGCGCCAAACCTCTGTTCAACCCCAAGAGCCAATGGATCAACCGGAAAGTCAACCTCTCATCTCGGACCGGTTTCTGATCAATGGAACCCTAACGTCGGTGGATTTCTGTGATGACGGCAAAATTAGGTGGTCGGATGGCCACACTGACCGGTGCTTGGCGGTGGAGAAGGAGGTTCTGGGATTTGCCTCGGAAGGTTCTAGAATCCGGATTAGGGCTATTGTGGAGAATGGAGGTGGACTTTGCTGTGTCGGAAGCAGAGGGAAATTGGTGAGGAAAGATTTCGTGTTCGAGATTGCGTCGGCTGATTCGCACAGACTTTGGTGTCAGAAGCTTCGTGAATACATCGACTCTCTtggtgaattttcttttctttggagAACTTTGAATTCTGCTTCCTTAGATGTGATTTCgtgatatattttctattttatttttgaattacaTTTTCGTTTTggatgtgagaaaaaaaaaaaggaaaaaaaaaagcaagaaaatctGAGTTCGAATGTTATATTTTGCCCCATTTGTGTTTTTAGATAATGAATTCAATgaagatttccaaaattttatgtAATGTTTGGTTcgggaaaatactaaggaaaatgGTAAGAAATTCTCATGCTTGTTCTTACtggaaaatatgaaacaaaatcatatgtaattaaaaattagacaGAAGGTTAtgtaagaaattaaaataaattaaataagtattaaaaatatatatgtaaataatttattgactttattttttattttctttcatttttttctttccttcactattcccttctcttttctttctctcgcatttttttctcaagtcccagcaaccaaacataTACAGATATacttagtttctttttttcctttccacatATTCTCAGCCGCCACACGGAGCATTGGGATGACATGGAACTTAGAAGGATTTGGTTTTGAAATTGTTCCGTTTGATTAATTTTGATGTTTGGATGTGATCTCTAGATGTATCATGTCatgtttctttgtttattttaaataactatCTGGCTCTATTTGATACCTGAAAAATAGTAggggaagaaaataaatttggaattcttatttgattaattattctttattgaGCTGCCAATGGCTCGTCTGATTTCTGGATTTTTTATATCTGTCATAATTAACAGTTGTGACCTGCTCCTCTTTTAAATAGGCCGGCCAAAAAGGCTGTTTGTTTTTGTCAACCCATTTGGTGGGAAGAAATCGGCCTCAAAAATTTTTCTGGATGTTGTAAGTCCATTGCTCAAGGATGCTGATATACAATTAACAATCCAAGGTTTTATTTTCTGCAACCCCAGACTATGCATTGattgtttgtgttttacttTTCAAGGATTATTGCCCATGTGTCCTAATTTCATTTTGGTCCTTAGAAACTAAGCATCAGCTACACGCAAAGGCAGTTACTCAAACATTGGATCTCTCAAAGTATGATGGCCTCGTTTGTGTCAGCGGGGATGGAATTCTTGTTGAGGTTAGTTGGCTATGCTTTATTGCCATATGGGTTGTTACTATGTTTTTGTTGTAAGAGTAATAACTTTAAGGAACACCATAAAGTATTTCTGAAAGAAAATTCAAGgagaaaatgagtttttattttgtttggataagcaaaaaaagttattattcTTCATAACTAGAATGTTATATGATTTTTAAGGGAACAAAAGTGAAGCCAAAAAACAGAGTGTAAATTTGGCTGAATGCTTCTATCTTCTTGTTAAGTAGGTGGTACATGTCCCATTTTTCAATGACTTCAATCCTCCTATTGGCTAAATAATTAAGTTGAATTTGATCAAGACATTTACTCACATGTTTCAtccaagaatattctagaagtCATTCATTCTCTAGATCTAGTTCCTTTTGAGGCATCTCAGAGTTTTACGGAATCTTTCTTTATCTGTTTCATAAACATGATACCGCATGCAATAAACTGCCTACATTCTCTTGTCAAGGGAATATTGTTGTGTTGGAGCAGGTTCATGAGGTAAAGGGCCGACTTAAAGTTTTCCTACCCTAGATTAATGAAAGTTGGATTATCTTAGCTATTTATTATACTGTTAGCTGCTTAGCTTACGGAGAGGTGATATATTGTGTATATGTTATAATCACAGTACTATGATTTTTATTGTTGGACACCTTTTGTGTTTGGCCTCATGCAATCATTTTCGGTGAAGGCCCTGAATCCCAAATTCTTGGGGTAACATGTATGCCATGTAATTTTTCACTAAGGTCATTGTGATTTGGTATCCTCTTATCTGCCTAAATCTGTGTGTTATTACTCAACCTTGAGTTAGGTGTGATTTCTGAtccctttctctttcttataattttttcacattttaGTAGGTAGTAAATGGACTGCTTGAAAGAGATGATTGGGATTCTGCAATAAAGATGCCTATTGGGGTTATTCCTGCAGGTTTGTCACTGTAATCGATCTCTGTGTCCTCATTAatctttaatttcttcaattgtCACCCTCAGGTAAGGTAGGTGGGCAAGAGATTGCATGCCATTCTGCTCTGATGAATGgaataacatatttattattttagtgtGCCTAAGCCTTCCCCACTGATAAACAGGCATCCAAATACAAAATCTAAAAGGGGATTGTCTGCTTATGAGTAAAGCAATTATGATCTGTAGTCCTACTTGCAGGGAAGCTAGATtctattaattgaaatttgacaTAGAATGTTTCTGGATGCAGGAACAGGAAATGGCATGGCTAAATCTCTTTTGGATTCAGTTGGTGATCCTTGTTCACCAACTAATGCTGTTCTTGCTATTATTCGAGGTTACACAGAGCGTCCATTAACATTTTTGCATTTGAAATATTGCATTTCTTTTTATCCGTTGGTAActtgtttttattaaagaattgtTCTGCTACATATCTAACCCATTGACAGGTCATAAGTGTTCACTGGATGTGGCTACCATCTTGCAAGGGGAGACCAAATTTTTTAGCGTCTTGATGCTTGCTTGGGGTATGACCAAAATTTCCACCACTTGTTTATGCCATACTCTTGGAACTGCAAGTGACTGTTGAACTGGATTTTTAAGACAAGCTTTCTAAGAATATGCCTCTGGATTTACTAGAATAAGCTTTCTAGTggatttgtttgattttgatagCTCTACTTTGCCTTACTGACAGAATTTTAGTATTCCAGGTCTGGTGGCAGATATTGACATTGAGTCTGAAAAATATAGGTGGATGGGAAGCGCTCGTTTAGATTTCTACGTATGTCCTGAAATATTTCCTTATTTCTTATCTTCTATGACTTCAATTGCATTAATAATCATATGgaattttcctcttttataCCATATAATGTTTCTAACCATTGTAGAATGCATAAACAGGCACAAACATATATGCCATATATGTAAAATGCATTGAAAGAACATTTTCCTGTAACTAAGTGATCAAGATATGATAGTTTGATGATGCCTATAGCATGCAATTTCCCTACCTTGGTATTGCTTTAGTGCACCCATTTTAAAACATAGCTTGGATGGTGTTATAGATCCTTGTTCAGAAGATTAGCTGAAATTAGAACATCAATGTTACTAAACTGTTCTTATTATTCAGGCTCTGCAACGAATATTGCATTTGAGGAAGTATAATGGATGTATATCTTTTGTGCCTGCACCTGGCTTTGAAGCTTTTGGAGAGCCAAGTACTTACAAAGGTGAATCTACTAGTGGACTCAATACCTTCAATCCAAGTCAAGAGGAGCCTATTAAGGTTCAACAGCATGGTTATCAGGGACCTAATATTGAATTGGAGAAATTACAATGGAGAACCATTGATGGACCTTTTGTTTCCATCTGGCTTCATAATGTGCCTTGGGGTGGTGAAGACACTCTGGCAGCACCTGATGCCAAGGTTGGTctccttttctggttttttttaaattcattagcTTGTGTCgctctatttctctctctctcttaaatcTCAATTGATTGTGTGACATTGCTTGAATTGTTTACAAGGTGTAAACAATAGGGTCAACTCCTGCCTATTTGATTCTAGATCCATGGAAACAAAAACAACTTAGGGAAAAGTAAGGCCCTGTTTGgtaaatgtttttgaaaacaatgttCTGTTTTAGATaatagaaaaacaagaaaacatgtttgacaatcagaaaacaaaaaatagttttatattcttaaaaacaaaaacatgatgtttttcagaaaacatcttttagttgtttacacttattttttaaggattattttaaaaaataattatacaaacatggagaatcattaaaaacaaaatactacataaaaaatttatttttaaaacatatttaaaaacctaaaaaataggttaaaaacatttcaggtttccaattttaaaactgtttttgaaaacagttcccaggcttaaatgaatattttgaaatgccTAACCTTGTCATTACCAAGTGAATATAAATTTAGAAAGCAAGGCAAATGGATAAGTTGCAAACTTCTATTTTGGACCAAATTCAACTTTTTTAGTGATTATTGGAGTTAACTATGCACTGTGCTTTATAATCATGAGAAAGCCTTTTTGAAGGTGCTTCTAGTTCCTGGAAGGAAGCAGGTATTACCTGCTTTTTTTAAAGAGAAGCTTCAAGGTCCATTGTAGTGGTTGCAAAAGAAGTATTTCTTAGTACAACAACAAGAATTGTATATTATTGTCACTACCTTTATATTGAAATGCTATCTGAAACAGGGTTCTTGCTCATGAATGTTCTTTCTTCTTTAGTTTATTTTGTTGCAATGAGAAAGCAAACTGCTGTGCTTGGAGCCTTGGACAGGTTCCACTGAAAAAGATGAAGCAGTTCCAGAATAATGTGGAATCTGGTATTGCTAGTAGAGAGAAGATTTATGTGTGTGGTTGTGGGGGGTGGGGTGGTTATGGAGTTCGTTCTCAGTTTGAGAACTGAATCTTTGCATCAATCTAGGCCACTAGAGGTCATGCCTTGTTAGGTCACTTCTGTATGCATCTCATTTGCTTTATTGTGTTGCATGTCTGAGATTTGGGGTTGACTTGGAtttgtatttttcctttttttctctagTGCATTGTTTTCTGAATTATTTGTAGTATCTTTTTTTTCCCTGGAGAAATTAATTGCTTTTGTACCCACTCATgctttttcctctttctcttctGGTTAATTGATGGAGAAAATATTTGGTATGGGTTTTATATTCTTAACCATAACTTTGCTGAGTCTAAGAAAATGCAGAATAAAAAACCAATTCTCAATAATACATTCTGAGCCCTTAAAAAccctttcttttcctcttctttttccccttttcttggGAGAAGTGTTCTCCACACGATGCTTTATTTGGTAAATGAATATGGCCATtgagctatatatatatatatattacgtATATAAAACCTAGTGAATTTGACCATATGACTGGAGCCTATCTTGTGAATGTATGTATTGTTCGTTCATCTGCTTCGAAAAGCCTTTCCAAAATAAGCAGAGACATATATGCATTTGAATTTATTGTTTTGTGATCTTTATTATTTGTAGGCATACATGACTTTGgtttattctcttttttgtcCTGGTTGATATGCAGTTCTCAGATGGTTACTTGGACTTGATTATTATACGGGATTGTCCTAAATTACCCTTGCTAGCATTGATGTCGGAATTGAACAAAGGAAATCATATCAAATCACCTTATGTCATGTACTTTAAGGTGAGTTCTTTTTATCACCTGCTACCTCATCTTGTCTTTCTTATGTTTTCCTTTCCAGTTCCACcatataaattaacaaaatctaCATCTTCACATAATTTACTGGGGTATAAGACTCCTTGACGAACAGATATAAGTCTTTTTAGTTTAGACtgggaaaagggaaaagggaaaagggaaaaggagAATCCCCTACTCTCCCTACTCTGTCTCTGCAACTTCAATTCTTCATCTCTCTCTCAACTCTATCCACTTTACCCTTTCCTTGTGACAAATACAGGTGAAAGCGTTTGTTTTGGAGCCTGGTCCTCGCACTGAGGACCCAACCAAGGGAGGGATCATAGACTCAGATGGTGAGGTCCTGGCCAGAGGGAATGGGACATACAAGTGTGACCAGAAGGCCCTGATGGCCTATGACAACCTCCAAATTGCAGTGGATCAAGGTTTAGCTACTGTTTTTTCCCCCATATAGTTTATTGAATATTGGTTTTTTCAGGTCAGTTTTATAGTATGAATGCAGAGGGTATGTATTAGAAggaataaatgatttttttcggGTTGTATTCTGAAGTCTTCCTGCACAGGACCACTAATTAGAAAAATgggatttaaaaatatataagcaaaaaaaaaaaaaaaaaaaaaatcattgaagtTACCTGTTAAATCCATTTTCAATTCATTGCTTGATTTTATGTTTGAACATGATTTGATTTTTGGAGGCTGAAGTTTTGGCCCTCTGACTTTTGAACTTCTAGATTGGTTGGCTCAGGTTAATGTgataatatgtcaatttttatACATCAAGTTGTTTTGAGTCACTTCAGAGAAAGAGATAGCCTGTcaacaatttaattttacttcCTAGGGCATGTTACAcgagattgaaaataaaaatcattgatAGCGCAGAGAAGCTTACATATTCCTAGACTAAGGCTGCGTTTGGAATATCTTTGTTTGAAATCTTTTTCCTAGACTAAATTTCTCTTCAGAATTTACTACATAGGGGGGGCCCAACGTTAGATTAtatcaatgaatgaaaataaaccgAACGCTTTCGTTTGTTATATAACGGCCGCCACTGCTTCCTATTCAGTCGGCGGGCAGAGCATCACTTTCGTTTTGGTTCAGTTATtgttagaaaaaggaaaaggcaaCAGAAAGCCATcgatacatgtatatatatatatatatattaggccATTGCGGAGAACCCGTGAACGTTCATAGGATTTGGTTCAAATAATGCATCGCCCTAATCATACCAAAGCTTGATttattatagttttttattattatatcgACCCGTCAAACATTTCAATCATACAATAAACTTGTCAAAAGCTTATTCggcttttatttaaattaaaaaataaaataaaatatttaatacgTTTGTCTCGATCGAATATTTTTGACAAAACGGGACCATATCTCAtgtaatttctttaaaaaaaaaaaaaaaaaccttccatTATTATACCGTTTATTTGGTGCGGCAGATGCGTGGTGGCCACGGACTTGAGAAATGCTGATTAAGAAACGCCGAATGCGTGAAAAGTCATAGAAGCTACTTTTTTGGTTATCTTACGTGAAGGGCAAAGCTTCAAGCTCTACATTACATTTATTTTGCTTACAATAATTTATCATCATGAAAACATACAAATGAGTGGTTACATCAGCTATGGTTACCTAATTCCAACTTTCCAAGTCGGTATACGAAAAGGTGTTTTACCCTTTAGcgtttcaaaattcaacattttgcccattaaatttattaaaggGCAACACTCAACCccttaattacaaaattttcataaaattataaatttttttttttttttatcataccTTCTTAACGCGTTTTATATTTTACCCTCTCTTGTTCAAAACTCAACattttactaattaaatttattaaaaaacaacacTTAACCTCCTAATTAcaaaacttttataaaattataaaagaatttttttttccacactCCCATTTAAACAGTGGCTTAAATTTGGGTAgaattaaatagttttaaactcaatttttctaaatgtcttcaaattatgataattaccaattttcatttttttattttaaagagatATTTACATATCTATCCGTATTTTTTGCTTGTAGTTGTAAAGCGTGACAACTTTAAACTTAAAGAGTAagtatttttctttacatttcaaccttattttttattttaactttgaCATGTCatttattggttttttaataAGTTGAAGGAGCAAAatgtagtttttaaaaaaatttaggaaataaacTCTTGAGTTTTGAACATGagaaagcaaaatgtaaaacatGTTAAAggttaaaaaggtaaaatatatttatccctatatatatatatatatatatatatatatatatatatatatatatatatatttggaccatatagatatgttttaaaatagtgATAACCCATTAAAATCAAACAGATGATatgcataataaaaataaataaatcattataaacGATGTCCTTAAActtaatgtaaaattttatctatCTTATTACATAAGGGTTGGATGAAACTTAATCTATTTGgtcattgtttttttatttaatcttataaTTTATTGTATTTGTCTTAATCTATAATCTCGTAGGACATGCATCATTCGtgatgtatatataaaaattaattataatatctc of the Vitis vinifera cultivar Pinot Noir 40024 chromosome 10, ASM3070453v1 genome contains:
- the LOC100248229 gene encoding sphingosine kinase 1, whose amino-acid sequence is MDQPESQPLISDRFLINGTLTSVDFCDDGKIRWSDGHTDRCLAVEKEVLGFASEGSRIRIRAIVENGGGLCCVGSRGKLVRKDFVFEIASADSHRLWCQKLREYIDSLGRPKRLFVFVNPFGGKKSASKIFLDVVSPLLKDADIQLTIQETKHQLHAKAVTQTLDLSKYDGLVCVSGDGILVEVVNGLLERDDWDSAIKMPIGVIPAGTGNGMAKSLLDSVGDPCSPTNAVLAIIRGHKCSLDVATILQGETKFFSVLMLAWGLVADIDIESEKYRWMGSARLDFYALQRILHLRKYNGCISFVPAPGFEAFGEPSTYKGESTSGLNTFNPSQEEPIKVQQHGYQGPNIELEKLQWRTIDGPFVSIWLHNVPWGGEDTLAAPDAKFSDGYLDLIIIRDCPKLPLLALMSELNKGNHIKSPYVMYFKVKAFVLEPGPRTEDPTKGGIIDSDGEVLARGNGTYKCDQKALMAYDNLQIAVDQGLATVFSPI